The sequence GGTGACCGGGTCGAACGGCAGGTCGGGCGTGCCGTCCTCGCGCGCGGAGTAGCACAGCGCCATGCCGAGGATGTTGAGCAGCTCCATGTCCTCGGGCTTGGTGAACGAGGTGCGGCTCCTGAAGTCGTCCCACCAGCGCCGGATGTCGCCGTCGTACTTGCGCAGGTGCCGGACGCACTTGGGGAACTCGGTCAGGTAGCAGTACTCGAACAGGGCGTCCCCCGCGTGCGTCGCGAGCGCCCCGAACAGGTCGGGACGGAGCATCGGCGTGATCATCGCGCCGTAGCCGCCGCTGGACTTGCCGCTGATCGCCCGGTGCCCGGGTGCGTCGAGCGTCCGGTAGTGGCCGTCCACCCACGGGACGATCTCGTCGCAGATGTAGGAGTGGTAGCGGCCCGTGCCGGGGGAGTCGACGTACTGGCTGCCGCCGTGCGCGGTCCAGGCGTCCACGAACACCACGATCGCGGGCGGTGCCTCCCCGGAGGCGAACACCGCGTCGGCCGTCTCGGGGAACGGCCGCCGGTACGGCATCCGGTTGCGCCAGATCCCGACATGCCCGGTGAATCCGGTGATCACGTAGACGCTGGGGTAGCGGCGGTCCGGTTCGTCGTCGTAGCCGGGCGGTACGTACACCAGTACCGGCCGCTCGTGGGGGTCGTCCAGCGGGTTGCCGCGAAGCAGCTCGCTGGTGACGACGTGCTCTTCGAGGCGGCCGGCGAGATCGGCGGACCACGGCTGCAT is a genomic window of Actinomadura citrea containing:
- a CDS encoding alpha/beta hydrolase; protein product: MQPWSADLAGRLEEHVVTSELLRGNPLDDPHERPVLVYVPPGYDDEPDRRYPSVYVITGFTGHVGIWRNRMPYRRPFPETADAVFASGEAPPAIVVFVDAWTAHGGSQYVDSPGTGRYHSYICDEIVPWVDGHYRTLDAPGHRAISGKSSGGYGAMITPMLRPDLFGALATHAGDALFEYCYLTEFPKCVRHLRKYDGDIRRWWDDFRSRTSFTKPEDMELLNILGMALCYSAREDGTPDLPFDPVTGVLRPEVWDRWLAWDPVRMVPGHAEAMRSQRAIWIDGGTRDEWYLDIGAQAFHRALLDAGVAEDAIHFELFDAGHGAIDYRYPLALSWLCHRIAP